A region of Gracilinanus agilis isolate LMUSP501 chromosome 3, AgileGrace, whole genome shotgun sequence DNA encodes the following proteins:
- the LOC123241200 gene encoding olfactory receptor 52Z1-like, giving the protein MSGWNETHNVSYIEFFLVGFPGLHETRSLLIFPFSCIYLVILLANILVIYTVVVQRSLHQPMYALIALLLAVNICSATVVVPTMLVSLSTHYYHISLSCCFIQMFFLYFFIIFDCGIILVMALDRYIAICYPLRYPEIVTGQLLAGLVVLAALRSSCVVVPVVGLASRVRFCRSNIIRHFTCEHMALMKLSCGDISLNKTVGLSIRICTRVLDMLLLGTSYTRIIHAAFQISSGGARSKALNTCGSHLLVIFTVHSSSFISSIVYHIARTASQDVHNLLSALYLLLPCLVNPVIYGARTKEIRQHLVKIFQRARPQVTSKQSLAPQRDLPS; this is encoded by the coding sequence ATGTCAGGGTGGAATGAGACCCACAATGTCTCCTACATTGAATTCTTCTTGGTAGGCTTCCCAGGGCTGCATGAGACCCGGTCCCTTCTAATCTTTCCATTCTCCTGCATATACTTGGTGATCCTTTTAGCCAACATTTTGGTCATCTATACTGTGGTGGTCCAGAGAAGCCTGCACCAGCCCATGTATGCACTCATTGCCCTGCTTCTGGCAGTCAATATTTGTTCTGCTACTGTCGTCGTGCCCACCATGCTTGTTAGCCTCTCTACCCACTATTAccatatttctctttcttgctgCTTCATCCAaatgttctttctttatttcttcatcatcTTTGACTGTGGCATTATCTTGGTCATGGCACTAGACCGCTACATTGCCATTTGCTATCCACTACGCTATCCAGAAATTGTGACAGGGCAGCTGTTGGCTGGGTTGGTTGTCTTAGCTGCATTAAGGAGTTCCTGTGTTGTTGTCCCTGTGGTAGGACTGGCCTCAAGAGTACGCTTCTGCCGCTCCAACATCATCCGTCACTTCACCTGTGAGCACATGGCCCTGATGAAGCTGTCCTGTGGGGACATCTCACTCAATAAGACGGTGGGGCTCTCTATCCGCATATGTACTAGAGTCCTGGACATGTTGCTCTTGGGCACTTCCTACACACGCATCATCCATGCTGCCTTTCAGATCTCCTCTGGGGGGGCCCGCTCCAAAGCCCTGAACACTTGTGGCTCCCACCTGCTAGTCATCTTCACTGTCCACtcctcttcatttatttcttccattgTCTATCACATAGCCCGCACTGCCTCCCAGGATGTACACAACCTGCTCAGTGCCCTCTACCTTCTACTTCCCTGCCTTGTCAACCCTGTTATCTATGGAGCCAGAACCAAGGAGATCCGGCAACACCTGGTTAAGATATTCCAGAGAGCAAGACCTCAGGTCACTTCTAAACAATCCTTAGCCCCACAAAGAGATCTTCCTTCCTAA